The Streptomyces vinaceus genome contains the following window.
GCGGCCGCCGACGAACTGTTCGCCGCCCCGCGCCCCGGCCTCGGCCGGCACCTGGTCCTGACGATGGTCGACCTGCGGGACCGGCTGCGCGGGGACCCGCTGCTGCGGGTCGTGTTCTCCCTGGGCATCGAGGACGAGCGCACCCTGCTGCGGGCGCGTTTCCGCGAGCAGGTCACCGACCGGCTGGCCACCTCCCTGACGGGGCCGGACGCGCAGCTGCGGGCCGAGCTGATCGCCGGTCAGCTGCTGGGCCTCGGGGCCACCCTGAGCCTGCACCGCCCCGACGGCGCCGGCTCCCACGCCGGCCCCGAACGCCTGGCGGACCTCTACGCCCCCGGCCTCCAGCGCCTCATCGACGGAGCCTGAGGACGTCGCCCCGGTCCGCCGGGACCGGGTACACCGAGCCGTCGTACGAGGCCGCGAGGAAGGTGTCCGCCTCCGGCGCGTAGTGGAGGGCGGAGATGCCGGCGGTGGTCGGCTTGCCGACGTACGGCCAGGTCCCGGTGCGGGTGTCGTAGACGGCGACCGTGCCCCCGTAGGAGCCGGTGGCCACCAAGGCCCCGTCGGCGGAGGCCGCGACGCACTTGACGGAGTGGTCGTGCGGGGTGGGCACGGCCGTCGCGCCCTCGCCGTCCCACAGCCTCAGGAGCAGGTCGCGGCTGACGCTGGCGAAGCGGCCGCCCGGCAGCGGTGCGCAGCCGTTGGCGATCCGGGTGTGCGCCTCCTCCACGCGGGCGGTCTCCTCAAGGGTGCGGGTGCTGAACCAGCTCGCCGAGGCGTCCGCGCACACCGCGAAGATGCTCTCGCCGGAGACGGCCAGCCCCTTCACCGCGTTGGCGAGCAGCGGGAGCGTCGCCACGTGCTCGACCGTCCCGTCCGCCCGTACGGCGAAGACGAGGCCCTCGCCCGTGTAGGCGCCCACGACGACGTGCGGTACGCCGTCGCGCTGGAAGGCGGCCGCGCAGTTCAGCGGGGAGCGGTGCTGGTGGAGCGTCTCGCCCGTGTCGGCGTCGAAGACCCGGCCCAGTTGCCCGCCGGTGAGCACCCGGCCGCCCACGGGGACCAGGAAGTTGCACAGGCTGTCCGGGCGTCCGCCCTCGGCCCCGTCGACGCGGACGACGCCCGCGTCCCCGACGGTGTAGGTGCGCCCGTCCGGCAGGGTGGTGACGGCGTTCACGCAGCGGGTGCCCTCCACCAGGTCCAGGTTCCAGGTCGCGGAGGCGGTGTCGTACGTCGCGTACGTGGAGCCGAAGGTGGCGAAGGCGAGGGTGTGGTCGTCGAGGAAGGCGCAGGAGCGGGCCCAGATCTCGGCGGGGAACTCGGCGGTGTGCAGCGGACGCAGTCCCTCGGCGGTGTCCCAGACGCGCAGGGAGCGGTCGTAGCTGAGGCTGACGAGGGCGCCGGTCGCGGAGTTGAGGACGAGGCGCTTGATGCCGGCGTCGTGGGCCGGGAAGTACTCGGTCGCGCCGTCCTCGATGCGGATGATGGCGCCGTCGTCGTTGCCGGCGAAGACCACACCGCCGCGTGTGATCGCGATGGTGTCCGTCTCGACGCCGTCGAGGTCGATGTCGGCGGTCATCTCGCCGGTGGCG
Protein-coding sequences here:
- a CDS encoding WD40 repeat domain-containing protein, which encodes MIKHQGPISGVATFGDRYVATAGYDNQVILWDAAEHTFLARGVHDHLVNQVAFSPDGSLLVTSSSDYTARLWSVPDLRLRAVLGDQKDDVEMSVFHPERELVATASRDHTVRVYDFTGAVVRRFEGHTADVISVEWLPATGELISSSDDGTIKRWSLATGEMTADIDLDGVETDTIAITRGGVVFAGNDDGAIIRIEDGATEYFPAHDAGIKRLVLNSATGALVSLSYDRSLRVWDTAEGLRPLHTAEFPAEIWARSCAFLDDHTLAFATFGSTYATYDTASATWNLDLVEGTRCVNAVTTLPDGRTYTVGDAGVVRVDGAEGGRPDSLCNFLVPVGGRVLTGGQLGRVFDADTGETLHQHRSPLNCAAAFQRDGVPHVVVGAYTGEGLVFAVRADGTVEHVATLPLLANAVKGLAVSGESIFAVCADASASWFSTRTLEETARVEEAHTRIANGCAPLPGGRFASVSRDLLLRLWDGEGATAVPTPHDHSVKCVAASADGALVATGSYGGTVAVYDTRTGTWPYVGKPTTAGISALHYAPEADTFLAASYDGSVYPVPADRGDVLRLRR
- a CDS encoding TetR/AcrR family transcriptional regulator is translated as MSSTEDSLTAVPATAGAGTGGEASGEAAAETAAETGREAIVRAARRAFTLRPYAEVTMRGIAADAGVSPSLIVKRFGSKEALFNTVVDFRAAADELFAAPRPGLGRHLVLTMVDLRDRLRGDPLLRVVFSLGIEDERTLLRARFREQVTDRLATSLTGPDAQLRAELIAGQLLGLGATLSLHRPDGAGSHAGPERLADLYAPGLQRLIDGA